Proteins from a single region of Bos javanicus breed banteng chromosome 7, ARS-OSU_banteng_1.0, whole genome shotgun sequence:
- the C1QTNF2 gene encoding complement C1q tumor necrosis factor-related protein 2, which yields MIPWVLLACALPCAADPLLAAFARRDFQKGSPQLICSMPGPQGPPGPPGAPGPSGMVGRMGFPGRDGQDGQDGDRGETGEEGSPGRTGNRGKPGPKGKAGAIGRAGPRGPKGVSGAPGKHGTPGKKGPKGKKGEPGLPGPCSCGSSHAKSAFSVAVTKSYPRERLPIKFDKILMNEGGHYNASSGKFVCGVPGIYYFTYDITLANKHLAIGLVHNGQYRIRTFDANTGNHDVASGSTILALRQGDEVWLQIFYSEQNGLFYDPYWTDSLFTGFLIYADQDNPSEV from the exons ATGATCCCCTGGGTGCTCTTGGCCTGTGCCCTTCCTTGTGCGGCCGACCCACTGCTGGCTGCCTTTGCCCGTAGAGACTTCCAGAAGGGCTCCCCTCAACTCatctgcagcatgcctggccccCAGGGTCCACCCGGCcccccaggagccccagggccCTCAGGAATGGTGGGAAGAATGGGCTTTCCAGGCAGAGATGGCCAGGATGGCCAGGACGGGGACCGAGGGGAAACCGGAGAGGAAG GTTCACCTGGCCGGACAGGTAACCGGGGGAAGCCAGGCCCGAAGGGCAAAGCTGGGGCCATTGGGCGGGCCGGCCCACGTGGCCCCAAAGGGGTCAGCGGTGCCCCGGGCAAGCACGGCACACCTGGCAAGAAGGGGCCCAAGGGCAAGAAGGGGGAGCCAGGCCTCCCGGGGCCCTGCAGCTGCGGCAGCAGCCACGCCAAGTCGGCCTTCTCCGTGGCAGTGACCAAGAGCTATCCGCGGGAGCGGCTGCCCATCAAATTCGACAAGATACTAATGAACGAGGGCGGACACTACAACGCTTCCAGTGGCAAGTTCGTCTGTGGTGTGCCGGGCATCTACTACTTCACCTACGACATCACGCTGGCCAACAAGCACCTGGCCATCGGCCTGGTGCACAACGGCCAGTATCGCATCCGGACCTTCGACGCCAACACGGGCAACCACGACGTGGCCTCGGGCTCCACCATCCTGGCGCTCAGGCAGGGGGACGAGGTCTGGCTGCAGATCTTCTACTCTGAGCAGAATGGGCTCTTTTACGACCCATACTGGACTGACAGCCTCTTCACGGGCTTCCTCATCTATGCCGACCAGGACAACCCCAGTGAGGTGTAG